Below is a genomic region from Tripterygium wilfordii isolate XIE 37 chromosome 12, ASM1340144v1, whole genome shotgun sequence.
TTCAGTGATTTTGCAAGCTAGATCCCGCATAACCAATAGGCTAGGGAAGGTATTGAGTCGCACCATATTTCACTTTGAAATAAACTAGGGAATACTGCAACAAAGCAAGTAGCTTTGCAGTCGACAACAAATAGGCAATGCAAATTTGCAATGATTTGACATTAGCATGACTGAAGAAGTTCTAAACAAAGAGATACAGGCACACATTCAGGTATTTGATATCCGAAACTAACCTAGTGTCTATGATATTTCATATTTGAATGacaatcaaattaattattCAATATGAATATTCGAAATTCTAacagaacaaagaaaataagaagaaaaaacattCACCTTCCCCCTTTTAAGCTGGGACGCTGCATATCTTCCTTGACATTGCAAACCAAACAATTTGCCGTTGCAATGGAACTAAAAAAATCATCAGCCAAAGTAAACAGATTCCCCCAGAAAATGCCAAAAATaatacaggttgcaagcgtcaTTGTCACTTGTGAAGTCTTTTCTAACAAAAATCAATGACACCACAGTAGACAAGACCCTGAAACACCCACTGGAAGTCAATTCCAAGCCACTAGAACTTTCGTCAAAAAAGCTTGGCAATTACCAGTGATACAGGATGCGCGTCTTAAGCTGtttcaattcaatcaaattcTGGCATAATTCGTGGGACTGGACATCGGACTCCCCACAACCGAGAGCAACCCACGTTCTGCTGCACTTTCCTCATCAAGAAACAAGTCCTCCGTGCCACGAAAAGCAGCGTGCAGCCCCACCACCACAACCACAACAATTAGAGACACCAACACATTCAGTCCTACATGAGTAAACACCAATGCTAAGATAGTAACAAACCCAAGACCCAGCAGCACAGCTTTATCATCCAAAGTACTATTGAACACCACCAAGGGAGCATCCCCATCACGGTTGAAGTAAAGAAAGAACCAGGCGACAAAAATCAGCAAGAAGACAATCATGGAAACCGGGTGCCAGAGAAGACCTACGAAGAGGATAAAGAGGAAGACCATGGCGTAATTGACGCGGAAGTAATTGAGGTTTCGCTTAATGCGGGAGATGGCTTCAGAGTAGCTGTAGGGGCGGGAGATGGAGGAG
It encodes:
- the LOC120010343 gene encoding PRA1 family protein E, with product MSLKSGAGYGTIPTTAATTTTTQQPSSSNTAATSTLTFFSRATHTTRSLIARRRPWRELLDYSSISRPYSYSEAISRIKRNLNYFRVNYAMVFLFILFVGLLWHPVSMIVFLLIFVAWFFLYFNRDGDAPLVVFNSTLDDKAVLLGLGFVTILALVFTHVGLNVLVSLIVVVVVVGLHAAFRGTEDLFLDEESAAERGLLSVVGSPMSSPTNYARI